A DNA window from Brassica napus cultivar Da-Ae chromosome A4, Da-Ae, whole genome shotgun sequence contains the following coding sequences:
- the LOC106447091 gene encoding receptor-like protein 42: MSESRVRLHFLSLILLCCVSPSSLFTLNIDKSSYVACGPHQTQALTEFMDEFDSSHCNLSDPFNGVRCDISTGAVTKLRLKACLSGTLKPNSSLFRLYHLRYLFLSGNNFISSSLPSEFGNLSRLEVLSLYNNSFFGQVPSSFNNLSLLSVLDLSENKLTGSFPLVQNLLNLSVLDISYNKFRSLLPSEFGNLNRLELLSLSSNDFFGQVPPTIRNLTSLKELHLDKNKFTGSFPPVQNLTMLSLLHLYENHFYGTIPSSLFTMPSLSDLDLSGNDLNGSINFPNSSTPSMLEYLYLGQNHFEGKIIEPISKLINLKILDLSFINTSYPIDIRLFAPLKSLSVLYLSGNPISPASLDTSLDIPTNLESLLLQSCGIIEFPNILKNLEKLELITLSHNRIKGKIPEWLWNLPRLTTVFLKNNSLNGFEGPVDVLVNSSVKELNLEQNCFEGEIPILPLSISMLSTQYNKFTGSIPLSMCKCRSLTDLLLGYNNLTGPVPQCLSNLTFVTLRKNNLEGSIPDAFYISSSLRSLDVGHNLLTGKLPGSLQNCSSLEFLAVDHNRIKDKFPFWLKALPNLQVLILSSNKFYGSISLPGQGPLGFPELRIFEISDNKFTGSLPPTYFVNWKATSPTMNEDGGLYMLRKKSTNGNLYYNNVEAVDLQYKGLYMEQALVLNSYATIGFSGNRIEGQIPESIGLLKALIALNFSNNAFTGHIPLSLANLSNLESLDLSRNQLSGFIPNGLGTLSFLAYINVSHNQLKGEIPQGTQITGQPKSSFEGNAGLCGHPLQETCFGTNATPTQRPKQEDKEEEVEVLNWKAVVIGYGPGVLLGLAIAHVIASYKPEWLVKIVGPSKRRSR, encoded by the coding sequence ATGTCTGAATCCCGTGTGCGTTTGCATTTTCTCTCGCTAATCTTGCTCTGTTGTGTCTCCCCTTCAAGCTTATTCACATTAAACATCGATAAAAGTAGTTATGTTGCTTGTGGTCCCCATCAGACTCAAGCTCTCACTGAGTTCATGGATGAGTTTGATAGCAGCCACTGCAACCTCAGTGATCCCTTTAACGGAGTCAGGTGCGATATCTCAACGGGTGCCGTCACGAAGCTACGACTCAAGGCCTGTCTCAGTGGAACTCTAAAGCCCAATAGTAGCCTCTTCAGGTTATACCATCTTCGTTACCTTTTTCTCAGTGGAAACAACTTCATCTCATCTTCACTTCCTTCTGAATTTGGCAATCTCAGCAGGTTAGAGGTCTTATCTCTTTACAATAATAGCTTCTTCGGCCAAGTTCCTTCCTCGTTTAATAACCTAAGCCTTCTTTCTGTTTTAGACCTTTCCGAAAATAAGCTCACCGGTAGTTTCCCACTTGTACAGAATCTATTAAATCTCTCAGTTTTAGATATAAGCTACAACAAGTTCAGGTCGTTACTACCTTCTGAATTTGGAAATCTCAACAGACTCGAGCTCTTGTCTCTTTCCTCCAATGACTTTTTCGGGCAAGTTCCTCCTACAATTAGGAACCTAACCTCGTTAAAAGAGTTGCACCTTGACAAAAACAAGTTCACTGGTAGTTTCCCACCTGTACAAAATCTTACCATGCTCTCTCTTCTACATCTTTATGAGAATCACTTCTATGGAACCattccttcttctctcttcaccATGCCTTCCTTATCAGATCTTGATCTTAGTGGAAACGATCTCAACGGATCTATTAATTTTCCTAATTCCTCTACCCCATCTATGCTCGAGTACTTATACCTTGGGCAGAACCATTTTGAAGGAAAAATCATAGAGCCTATCTCAAAGCTCATCAACCTCAAGATTCTTGACCTTTCTTTCATAAACACAAGTTACCCGATTGATATACGCCTCTTCGCCCCGCTAAAATCTTTGTCGGTTCTCTATCTTTCCGGTAATCCTATATCTCCGGCCAGTTTAGATACAAGTTTAGACATTCCAACAAACTTGGAGAGTTTGTTGTTACAAAGCTGTGGCATCATCGAGTTCCCAAATATCTTAAAGAACCTTGAGAAGTTGGAGCTTATAACATTGTCACACAACAGAATCAAAGGGAAAATCCCCGAGTGGTTATGGAACCTTCCTCGTCTGACCACAGTTTTTCTAAAAAACAATTCGCTTAATGGTTTCGAAGGTCCAGTGGATGTTTTGGTAAACTCATCAGTGAAAGAATTAAATCTGGAGCAAAACTGTTTCGAAGGAGAAATTCCTATTCTACCACTCTCTATCAGCATGTTGAGTACACAGTACAACAAATTCACAGGGAGCATACCGCTTTCAATGTGCAAATGTAGATCTCTCACGGATTTATTGCTAGGTTACAATAACCTCACAGGTCCAGTTCCTCAATGCTTGAGTAACTTGACATTTGTGACTCTACGGAAGAACAACTTGGAAGGAAGTATTCCTGACGCATTTTATATCAGTTCTTCTCTACGATCACTTGATGTTGGACACAATCTACTCACCGGGAAACTTCCAGGATCTCTTCAGAATTGTTCATCTCTCGAGTTTCTGGCTGTTGACCACAACAGAATCAAAGACAAGTTTCCTTTTTGGCTCAAGGCTTTACCAAATCTGCAAGTCCTTATCCTCAGTTCAAACAAATTCTATGGATCTATATCTCTTCCTGGTCAAGGTCCTCTCGGGTTTCCGGAGCTGCGTATATTTGAGATATCTGATAATAAGTTTACTGGAAGCTTGCCACCAACATACTTTGTCAATTGGAAAGCAACATCCCCTACTATGAATGAAGATGGTGGTCTTTATATGCTACGCAAAAAAAGTACTAACGGGAACTTGTACTATAACAATGTAGAGGCTGTAGATTTGCAATACAAAGGTCTATATATGGAACAAGCGTTGGTCCTTAATTCCTACGCGACCATTGGTTTTTCTGGGAATAGAATTGAAGGACAGATTCCTGAATCCATTGGTCTCTTGAAAGCGCTGATTGCACTCAACTTCTCAAACAATGCCTTCACAGGTCATATTCCTTTGTCGTTGGCAAATCTGAGCAATCTCGAGTCACTAGACCTATCAAGAAACCAACTCTCAGGGTTTATTCCTAATGGGCTTGGGACCCTCTCATTTTTGGCGTACATAAATGTGTCCCACAACCAGCTCAAGGGTGAAATACCACAAGGAACACAGATTACGGGACAACCAAAATCTTCATTCGAAGGGAATGCAGGGCTTTGTGGCCATCCACTCCAGGAAACTTGCTTTGGGACTAATGCTACACCCACACAACGACCTAAgcaagaagacaaagaagaagaagtagaagtGTTGAACTGGAAAGCTGTAGTAATTGGATATGGACCTGGAGTGTTGCTTGGACTGGCAATAGCGCACGTCATTGCTTCATACAAACCGGAGTGGCTTGTCAAGATAGTTGGTCCCAGTAAGCGCAGAAGCCGTTAA
- the LOC106447093 gene encoding vesicle-associated membrane protein 725-like, translating to MGQKNLIYSFVGRGTVILVEYTEFKGNFTSVAAQCLQKLPSSNNKFTYNCDGHTFNYLVENGFTYCVVAVEAVGRQIPMAFLERVKEDFSKRYGGGKATTAKPNSLNKEFGSKLKEHMQYCVDHPEEINKLAKVKAQVSEVKGVMMENIEKVLDRGEKIELLVDKTEDLRSHAQDFRTQGTKIRRKMWWENMKIKLIVAGIIIALILIIIISVCPGFKCT from the exons ATGGGACAAAAGAATTTGATCTACAGCTTCGTCGGTCGTGGCACGGTGATTCTCGTCGAGTATACCGAGTTTAAAGGCAATTTTACTTCCGTCGCTGCACAATGCCTACAGAAACTCCCTTCTTCGAACAACAAGTTTACCTACAACTGCGACGGTCACACCTTTAATTACCTCGTCGAAAATGGCTTCA CGTATTGTGTTGTTGCTGTTGAAGCTGTTGGGAGGCAGATTCCAATGGCTTTTTTGGAGCGAGTTAAGGAAGATTTCAGCAAGAGATATGGTGGTGGGAAGGCTACCACTGCTAAGCCTAACAGCTTGAACAAAGAGTTTGG GTCTAAACTGAAGGAGCATATGCAATACTGTGTGGATCATCCTGAGGAGATTAACAAACTTGCTAAGGTTAAGGCTCAAGTGAGTGAGGTGAAAGGAGTTATGATGGAGAACATTGAGAAG GTCCTTGACCGTGGTGAGAAAATTGAGCTTCTAGTGGACAAAACTGAAGATCTTCGTTCACAT GCACAAGATTTCAGAACACAAGGAACGAAAATAAGAAGAAAGATGTGGTGGGAGAACATGAAGATTAAGCTCATAGTCGCTGGTATCATCATTGCCTTgattctcatcatcatcatctcggTTTGTCCTGGCTTCAAGTGTACTTGA